One Sphaeramia orbicularis chromosome 21, fSphaOr1.1, whole genome shotgun sequence DNA window includes the following coding sequences:
- the ttf2 gene encoding transcription termination factor 2 isoform X2 translates to MEKVLCKSHGGLCMLKTGVKDGPTKGKSFYVCVDKQGCDFSQPTSVSPSHCLRHEDTMVELQALAYSQQEQSYKLFYRCIEGKKTGQRWCGSIPWTAPRKEKRNPLSETQLQPSCLPPVRNPFKVPGKTDTDSECRKVQSDGEKDKVSELCHKDKGKEHNKEGDVESVVPGAEKEEEERNLPSSDTYRGKQLPPGMKVKKRISHEDKDDHKPNSQEDAVGKMQEKPKENLDKQEEAEKKTSTSSVEASHSKKQTSQVVHEKPPQLLIGAESSLHKETDPTVKEGVSKPVPGGSRDQPSAELKQIQARHHQDDDDGDNNDDDDVVLVSVKPATQKTPPISAVQKTLTTFPGFQPASKVQGRQEDPKGLHRLLTSQLQQKKATLSAVNVAALPDKGERLRTQVKELEEALESLSLAAPSQPETQGKSSSSGAVPSGSQVNPFSRQGGTILLPAPPSSGSFQPQASGSSMGLQLSQGYTQMYGANPQVHAYYGGRMTDDRLLAVKNATCEAIDHLHKSLESCPDPEKEVTDPRGIKVSLLAHQKRALAWLLWRENQNPCGGILADDMGLGKTLTMISLILAKKIKEKEEDEKEEDKKLEGWVSKTDSSLVVSKGTLIICPASLIHHWKMEIDRHVKKGKLSVYLYHGPNREKSAKVLGGYDVVVTTYSLVSKEIPVQKEDAEKPNKDADDVPPRSAPLMRIAWARIILDEAHNIKNPKAQTSMAVCQLRARARWAVTGTPIQNNLLDMYSLLKFLRCSPFDEYKLWKAQVDNGSKRGRERLNILTRSLLLRRTKNQLDSTGKPLVSLPDRTCQIHQLKLSEDEQAVYDVVFAQSRSTLQNYLKRHEGKDVSEAGASSANPFEKVAQEFGVSQTDLTLSGSQQPQQASSTVHILSLLLRLRQCCCHLSLLKKTLDSSELQGDGIVLSLEEQLNALSLSSSPSSSSPDPKDTVALNGTRFPSQLFEDTSKSTKISSIVSELDAIRQIGDNQKSVIVSQWTSMLHIVAVHLQKMGLRYGVIDGTVNPKRRMDLVEEFNVNPKGPQVMLVSLCAGGVGLNLIGGNHLFLIDMHWNPALEDQACDRIYRVGQRKDVTIHRFVCEGTVEEKISTLQERKKELAQNVLSGTGSTFTKLSLADLRIIFGV, encoded by the exons ATGGAAAAGGTTTTATGTAAAAGTCACG gTGGCCTATGTATGTTAAAAACAGGAGTAAAAGATGGACCAACTAAAGGCAAAAGCTTCTACGTCTGCGTTGACAAGCAAGGCTGTGACTTCAGTCAGCCTACCAG TGTTTCACCATCCCACTGCCTGCGTCATGAAGACACAATGGTGGAACTCCAAGCTCTCGCCTACAGTCAACAGGAGCAAAGCTACAA gttgttctacCGGTGCATTGAGGGTAAAAAAACAGGCCAAAGATGGTGTGGGAGTATACCATGGACTGCA CcaaggaaagaaaagagaaatcCTCTGTCTGAAACCCAGCTGCAGCCTTCTTGTCTGCCGCCGGTCAGAAACCCCTTCAAGGTCCCTGGCAAGACGGATACGGACTCTGAGTGTAGGAAAGTACAGAGTGATGGAGAAAAGGATAAAGTCAGCGAATTGTGTCACAAGGATAAAGGAAAAGAGCACAACAAGGAAGGGGATGTGGAGAGTGTAGTTCCAGGagcagagaaagaggaagaggaaaggaaTCTGCCTTCCTCTGATACATACCGTGGTAAACAACTTCCACCAGGGATGAAAGTTAAAAAGAGAATTTCACATGAGGATAAAGATGATCATAAACCTAACAGTCAGGAAGACGCGGTGGGAAAGATGCAAGAAAAACCTAAAGAGAACCTTGACAAGCAGGAAGAAGCAGAAAAGAAGACTTCTACCTCTAGTGTCGAAGCTTCTCACTCCAAGAAACAAACCTCACAGGTTGTACATGAAAAGCCGCCTCAGCTGCTGATAGGAGCCGAATCCAGTCTACACAAGGAAACTGACCCAACAGTAAAGGAAGGTGTCTCTAAACCTGTGCCTGGTGGCAGCAGAGACCAACCATCTGCTGAACTGAAACAAATCCAGGCCAGACATCACCAAGATGATGACGATGGTgacaacaatgatgatgatgatgtggtgTTAGTCTCAGTGAAGCCGGCTACTCAGAAAACTCCCCCCATCTCTGCCGTCCAAAAGACCCTGACCACTTTCCCAGGTTTCCAGCCAGCTTCCAAGGTCCAAGGCCGACAGGAGGATCCTAAAGGACTGCACCGCCTGCTCACTTCTCAGCTCCAACAGAAAAAG GCCACTCTGTCAGCAGTGAACGTGGCAGCTCTGCCAGATAAAGGGGAGCGGTTGAGGACTCAGGTCAAAGAACTAGAAGAAGCCCTAGAGTCTCTGAGCCTCGCTGCTCCTTCTCAGCCTG AGACTCAGGGTAAATCTAGCAGCAGTGGTGCTGTTCCAAGTGGCAGCCAGGTTAACCCATTCAGTCGGCAGGGGGGCACAATCCTGCTCCCTGCACCCCCATCCTCAGGCTCCTTCCAGCCCCAGGCCTCAGGTAGCTCCATGGGGCTGCAGCTGAGCCAGGGCTACACCCAGATGTATGGAG CAAACCCACAGGTTCATGCTTACTATGGTGGGCGGATGACAGATGACCGTCTGCTGGCAGTGAAAAACGCCACCTGTGAGGCCATAGACCACCTCCACAAATCCCTGGAATCCTGCCCTGATCCAGAGAAGGAAGTCACAGACCCAAGGGGCATTAAG GTGTCGCTGCTGGCCCATCAGAAGAGAGCTTTGGCCTGGCTGCTCTGGAGGGAAAATCAGAATCCCTGTGGGGGAATTTTGG CGGATGACATGGGTCTGGGCAAAACCCTGACCATGATCTCACTCATACTGGCCAAAAAGAtcaaggagaaagaggaagatgagaaggaggaggacaAGAAGCTGGAGGGCTGGGTCTCTAAAACAG ACTCCAGCCTTGTGGTCTCTAAAGGCACTCTGATCATCTGTCCTGCCTCACTGATTCATCACTGGAAGATGGAGATTGACCGTCATGTCAAGAAAGGCAAGCTGAGTGTGTACCTGTACCATGGCCCCAACCGAGAGAAAAGTGCTAAAGT GCTTGGAGGTTATGATGTGGTGGTGACCACATACAGTCTGGTCTCAAAGGAGATTCCAGTCCAGAAGGAGGATGCTGAGAAACCCAACAAGGATGCTGATGATGTG CCACCTCGTTCAGCTCCACTCATGCGAATCGCCTGGGCCCGGATAATTCTTGACGAAGCCCATAATATCAAGAACCcaaaagcgcagacctccatggCCGTGTGTCAGCTGAGGGCTCGCGCCCGCTGGGCTGTCACTGGTACCCCCATCCAGAACAACCTGCTGGACATGTACTCACTGCTCAA GTTCCTCCGCTGTTCTCCATTTGATGAGTACAAACTTTGGAAAGCTCAAGTGGATAATGGTTCTAAGAGAGGTAGAGAGAGACTCAACATCCTGACGAGGAGTCTGTTGCTCCGACGAACCAAGAACCAACTGGATTCCACAGGAAAACCACTG GTGTCTCTTCCTGATCGAACCTGCCAGATTCATCAACTCAAACTGTCTGAAGATGAGCAGGCTGTTTATGACGTGGTCTTTGCCCAATCCAG GTCTACACTACAGAACTACCTGAAGAGACATGAAGGAAAAGATGTGAGCGAGGCGGGTGCTTCTAGTGCAAATCCTTTTGAGAAAG TGGCCCAGGAGTTTGGTGTGTCCCAGACTGACCTCACTCTGTCAGGTTCCCAGCAGCCCCAGCAGGCATCCAGCACAGTCCACATCCTGTCCTTGTTGCTGCGCCTCCGACAGTGCTGCTGCCACCTGTCCCTCCTTAAAAAG ACTCTGGACTCGTCAGAGCTTCAGGGCGACGGCATTGTCTTGTCTCTCGAGGAGCAGCTCAACGCCCTGTCACTCTCCTCCAGCCCCTCATCATCAAGCCCTGACCCCAAAGACACCGTGGCCCTGAATGGCACCCGCTTCCCCTCGCAGTTGTTTGAGGACACGAGTAAGAGCACCAAG atttCTTCTATTGTGTCTGAACTTGATGCAATTAGACAGATTGGGGACAATCAGAAAAG TGTGATCGTGTCCCAGTGGACCAGCATGCTCCACATTGTGGCTGTCCATCTGCAGAAAATGGGCCTGAGATACGGCGTTATCGACGGGACTGTTAACCCCAAACGTCGCATGGACTTGGTGGAAGAATTCAACGTGAACCCCAAAGGACCACAG GTGATGCTGGTTTCATTGTGCGCTGGAGGGGTCGGACTCAACCTTATCGGTGGGAATCACCTCTTCCTCATTGACATGCACTG GAACCCTGCACTGGAGGACCAGGCCTGTGACCGAATCTACAGAGTTGGACAGCGTAAAGATGTCACCATCCACAG GTTTGTGTGTGAGGGCACTGTGGAAGAGAAGATTTCAACATTGCAAGAGAGGAAGAAGGAGCTTGCCCAGAATGTTCTGTCAGGAACAGGAAGCACCTTCACCAAACTCTCCCTGGCTGACCTTAGAATCATTTTTGGGGTTTGA
- the ttf2 gene encoding transcription termination factor 2 isoform X1: protein MEKVLCKSHGGLCMLKTGVKDGPTKGKSFYVCVDKQGCDFSQPTSVSPSHCLRHEDTMVELQALAYSQQEQSYKLFYRCIEGKKTGQRWCGSIPWTAQPRKEKRNPLSETQLQPSCLPPVRNPFKVPGKTDTDSECRKVQSDGEKDKVSELCHKDKGKEHNKEGDVESVVPGAEKEEEERNLPSSDTYRGKQLPPGMKVKKRISHEDKDDHKPNSQEDAVGKMQEKPKENLDKQEEAEKKTSTSSVEASHSKKQTSQVVHEKPPQLLIGAESSLHKETDPTVKEGVSKPVPGGSRDQPSAELKQIQARHHQDDDDGDNNDDDDVVLVSVKPATQKTPPISAVQKTLTTFPGFQPASKVQGRQEDPKGLHRLLTSQLQQKKATLSAVNVAALPDKGERLRTQVKELEEALESLSLAAPSQPETQGKSSSSGAVPSGSQVNPFSRQGGTILLPAPPSSGSFQPQASGSSMGLQLSQGYTQMYGANPQVHAYYGGRMTDDRLLAVKNATCEAIDHLHKSLESCPDPEKEVTDPRGIKVSLLAHQKRALAWLLWRENQNPCGGILADDMGLGKTLTMISLILAKKIKEKEEDEKEEDKKLEGWVSKTDSSLVVSKGTLIICPASLIHHWKMEIDRHVKKGKLSVYLYHGPNREKSAKVLGGYDVVVTTYSLVSKEIPVQKEDAEKPNKDADDVPPRSAPLMRIAWARIILDEAHNIKNPKAQTSMAVCQLRARARWAVTGTPIQNNLLDMYSLLKFLRCSPFDEYKLWKAQVDNGSKRGRERLNILTRSLLLRRTKNQLDSTGKPLVSLPDRTCQIHQLKLSEDEQAVYDVVFAQSRSTLQNYLKRHEGKDVSEAGASSANPFEKVAQEFGVSQTDLTLSGSQQPQQASSTVHILSLLLRLRQCCCHLSLLKKTLDSSELQGDGIVLSLEEQLNALSLSSSPSSSSPDPKDTVALNGTRFPSQLFEDTSKSTKISSIVSELDAIRQIGDNQKSVIVSQWTSMLHIVAVHLQKMGLRYGVIDGTVNPKRRMDLVEEFNVNPKGPQVMLVSLCAGGVGLNLIGGNHLFLIDMHWNPALEDQACDRIYRVGQRKDVTIHRFVCEGTVEEKISTLQERKKELAQNVLSGTGSTFTKLSLADLRIIFGV, encoded by the exons ATGGAAAAGGTTTTATGTAAAAGTCACG gTGGCCTATGTATGTTAAAAACAGGAGTAAAAGATGGACCAACTAAAGGCAAAAGCTTCTACGTCTGCGTTGACAAGCAAGGCTGTGACTTCAGTCAGCCTACCAG TGTTTCACCATCCCACTGCCTGCGTCATGAAGACACAATGGTGGAACTCCAAGCTCTCGCCTACAGTCAACAGGAGCAAAGCTACAA gttgttctacCGGTGCATTGAGGGTAAAAAAACAGGCCAAAGATGGTGTGGGAGTATACCATGGACTGCA CAGCcaaggaaagaaaagagaaatcCTCTGTCTGAAACCCAGCTGCAGCCTTCTTGTCTGCCGCCGGTCAGAAACCCCTTCAAGGTCCCTGGCAAGACGGATACGGACTCTGAGTGTAGGAAAGTACAGAGTGATGGAGAAAAGGATAAAGTCAGCGAATTGTGTCACAAGGATAAAGGAAAAGAGCACAACAAGGAAGGGGATGTGGAGAGTGTAGTTCCAGGagcagagaaagaggaagaggaaaggaaTCTGCCTTCCTCTGATACATACCGTGGTAAACAACTTCCACCAGGGATGAAAGTTAAAAAGAGAATTTCACATGAGGATAAAGATGATCATAAACCTAACAGTCAGGAAGACGCGGTGGGAAAGATGCAAGAAAAACCTAAAGAGAACCTTGACAAGCAGGAAGAAGCAGAAAAGAAGACTTCTACCTCTAGTGTCGAAGCTTCTCACTCCAAGAAACAAACCTCACAGGTTGTACATGAAAAGCCGCCTCAGCTGCTGATAGGAGCCGAATCCAGTCTACACAAGGAAACTGACCCAACAGTAAAGGAAGGTGTCTCTAAACCTGTGCCTGGTGGCAGCAGAGACCAACCATCTGCTGAACTGAAACAAATCCAGGCCAGACATCACCAAGATGATGACGATGGTgacaacaatgatgatgatgatgtggtgTTAGTCTCAGTGAAGCCGGCTACTCAGAAAACTCCCCCCATCTCTGCCGTCCAAAAGACCCTGACCACTTTCCCAGGTTTCCAGCCAGCTTCCAAGGTCCAAGGCCGACAGGAGGATCCTAAAGGACTGCACCGCCTGCTCACTTCTCAGCTCCAACAGAAAAAG GCCACTCTGTCAGCAGTGAACGTGGCAGCTCTGCCAGATAAAGGGGAGCGGTTGAGGACTCAGGTCAAAGAACTAGAAGAAGCCCTAGAGTCTCTGAGCCTCGCTGCTCCTTCTCAGCCTG AGACTCAGGGTAAATCTAGCAGCAGTGGTGCTGTTCCAAGTGGCAGCCAGGTTAACCCATTCAGTCGGCAGGGGGGCACAATCCTGCTCCCTGCACCCCCATCCTCAGGCTCCTTCCAGCCCCAGGCCTCAGGTAGCTCCATGGGGCTGCAGCTGAGCCAGGGCTACACCCAGATGTATGGAG CAAACCCACAGGTTCATGCTTACTATGGTGGGCGGATGACAGATGACCGTCTGCTGGCAGTGAAAAACGCCACCTGTGAGGCCATAGACCACCTCCACAAATCCCTGGAATCCTGCCCTGATCCAGAGAAGGAAGTCACAGACCCAAGGGGCATTAAG GTGTCGCTGCTGGCCCATCAGAAGAGAGCTTTGGCCTGGCTGCTCTGGAGGGAAAATCAGAATCCCTGTGGGGGAATTTTGG CGGATGACATGGGTCTGGGCAAAACCCTGACCATGATCTCACTCATACTGGCCAAAAAGAtcaaggagaaagaggaagatgagaaggaggaggacaAGAAGCTGGAGGGCTGGGTCTCTAAAACAG ACTCCAGCCTTGTGGTCTCTAAAGGCACTCTGATCATCTGTCCTGCCTCACTGATTCATCACTGGAAGATGGAGATTGACCGTCATGTCAAGAAAGGCAAGCTGAGTGTGTACCTGTACCATGGCCCCAACCGAGAGAAAAGTGCTAAAGT GCTTGGAGGTTATGATGTGGTGGTGACCACATACAGTCTGGTCTCAAAGGAGATTCCAGTCCAGAAGGAGGATGCTGAGAAACCCAACAAGGATGCTGATGATGTG CCACCTCGTTCAGCTCCACTCATGCGAATCGCCTGGGCCCGGATAATTCTTGACGAAGCCCATAATATCAAGAACCcaaaagcgcagacctccatggCCGTGTGTCAGCTGAGGGCTCGCGCCCGCTGGGCTGTCACTGGTACCCCCATCCAGAACAACCTGCTGGACATGTACTCACTGCTCAA GTTCCTCCGCTGTTCTCCATTTGATGAGTACAAACTTTGGAAAGCTCAAGTGGATAATGGTTCTAAGAGAGGTAGAGAGAGACTCAACATCCTGACGAGGAGTCTGTTGCTCCGACGAACCAAGAACCAACTGGATTCCACAGGAAAACCACTG GTGTCTCTTCCTGATCGAACCTGCCAGATTCATCAACTCAAACTGTCTGAAGATGAGCAGGCTGTTTATGACGTGGTCTTTGCCCAATCCAG GTCTACACTACAGAACTACCTGAAGAGACATGAAGGAAAAGATGTGAGCGAGGCGGGTGCTTCTAGTGCAAATCCTTTTGAGAAAG TGGCCCAGGAGTTTGGTGTGTCCCAGACTGACCTCACTCTGTCAGGTTCCCAGCAGCCCCAGCAGGCATCCAGCACAGTCCACATCCTGTCCTTGTTGCTGCGCCTCCGACAGTGCTGCTGCCACCTGTCCCTCCTTAAAAAG ACTCTGGACTCGTCAGAGCTTCAGGGCGACGGCATTGTCTTGTCTCTCGAGGAGCAGCTCAACGCCCTGTCACTCTCCTCCAGCCCCTCATCATCAAGCCCTGACCCCAAAGACACCGTGGCCCTGAATGGCACCCGCTTCCCCTCGCAGTTGTTTGAGGACACGAGTAAGAGCACCAAG atttCTTCTATTGTGTCTGAACTTGATGCAATTAGACAGATTGGGGACAATCAGAAAAG TGTGATCGTGTCCCAGTGGACCAGCATGCTCCACATTGTGGCTGTCCATCTGCAGAAAATGGGCCTGAGATACGGCGTTATCGACGGGACTGTTAACCCCAAACGTCGCATGGACTTGGTGGAAGAATTCAACGTGAACCCCAAAGGACCACAG GTGATGCTGGTTTCATTGTGCGCTGGAGGGGTCGGACTCAACCTTATCGGTGGGAATCACCTCTTCCTCATTGACATGCACTG GAACCCTGCACTGGAGGACCAGGCCTGTGACCGAATCTACAGAGTTGGACAGCGTAAAGATGTCACCATCCACAG GTTTGTGTGTGAGGGCACTGTGGAAGAGAAGATTTCAACATTGCAAGAGAGGAAGAAGGAGCTTGCCCAGAATGTTCTGTCAGGAACAGGAAGCACCTTCACCAAACTCTCCCTGGCTGACCTTAGAATCATTTTTGGGGTTTGA